The window TTTCCGGTAATTCTTGACGCCTTGTTCCGTGAAACGAATCAAAGTGATGTAGGTAGCCATACTGGTATCAGATGAACCACGCCGGGAACCAAGTCAAGAGAATCAAGAGAATCTACGGCATGGACGGATGGGCCTTCTCATGACAGATTCTGAAGGCACAATCGCAGGCCAACGAACAGGTTCCGGACGATGAAACATTTTCAATTTCCGCCATTTGATTTGACTCGGCTGTTACGGACGGTTTTTGCGCCAAAAGCGGGCGAAAGAATCGCGATCCTCATCGATCTCCCCGATCCCGCAGACCTGAAGCAGTTCGCGTTTCTCAAGAACCCTGACCTGGCGGTCCAGAAGCTCGCCCACGATGTGATTTACCAGGGGCTAAAGCGACGCGTACTGTCCGAGCTGAATTTGCAGGGCGGCGAACTATTCGCGTATCGCGTCACGGGCGGAAGCAACCTGGATCTCCCGGATAGCGCGGTCGATGTCGCAGGCCGCGCCTTGAGTTTCGAGCGCGACATTTATCCCCGGTTCAACGTCTTGCTCTGTGTCTCCACCTTTTCCGCCACCGCGCCGCTAACGGCTTTCGCCAAACGCTTCGGTTTTCGCGGCGCCACCATGCACGGCTTGAACGAAATCATCCTGCGCACAGGCTTGGCCGTGGATTACGACGAAGTGAGCCGGCAAGCGGAGAAATTGCGCCAGGGACTCACGCGCTCCGATCAATTCGAGATCGATTTCACGGTAGGCGCCACCACGACGCGGCTCACCATCCATTGCGGCCAGCAAGAAGCCCAAAAGAGTCGCGGGCTCTGTCGCGGCGAAAAGCCGGATGTGGCCAATCTCCCGGCCGGCGAAGTCTATTTCGTGCCGACAGGCGCGGAGGGAAGCTTCCCGATGCGCTATGAGAACGGGACCCTCGGACTGATGGAGGTTTCGGATGGGCGCATTCAGAAGGCCCGGCTGTTGGCGGGCGAACAAGAGATCATCGATTCGCACAACCAGAAACTAGGTTCCGATCCTCTAACGGGAGAACTCGGTGAGCTGGGCTTCGGCACGCAGGAGTTGCCGGTGTCCGGCCGCGACATTCAAGACGAGAAGATTCTGGGAACATTCCACGTCGCCACAGGGCGGAGCGATCACCTCGGCGGCAGCCTCACTCCCGATCGCTTCGCCAAGCCGCAAAACGCGACCCACGACGACATTCTTTTTTCGCCGACGAAGACGCCGGAAATCCAGGTTCCCGAAGTCCGGATGCGCCGCGACGGGGAGACGAAAGTTGTGCTTCGGAATTTTCGACCCGCAGAATACCTCCGAAGCCTGCTCGCTCCGGGAGCATGATCTCCAGCTTTTATGAATCGGATCGGGCGCTGTCGGAGTACCTCCTTTTCCATTACGGCACGCGCGATCAGGTCCTCTCCTTTCCCTTTGGGCCATCGGACGCGCTGGATTTTCCGGTGCGGTGCGTGAGGGAATGTCTCGATCCGAAGCGCCTACCCTCCAATGCCGTTGCGCTGGACCTTGGCTGTGCGGTGGGCCGGTCCACTTTCGAACTGGCTCGACTGTGCGAGCGCGTGGTCGGGATCGACTGCTCCCGGCGTTTCGTGGAAGCGGCGGAGCGCCTGCGGCGTGAAGGCGCTTTGTCCTACCAGTACCTCGAAGAAGGAACACTGGCCAAGGCCGCCGTGGGTTCGGTTCCGAAAGAAATCGACCGCCGCCGCGTTCACTTCGAGGTCGGCGACGCGCAGAATCTCCGCCCGGGCCTGGGCGAATTCGACGTGATCCTGATGGCCAATCTCATCGACCGGCTCTCGGACCCAGAAGCTTGCCTGCGCGGGTTGTGCCGATTGGTCCGGCTCGCCGGACAACTGATTATCACATCGCCGTACACGTGGCTGACGGATTACACCCCACGCGAGAAATGGCTTGGAGGTTACGAGAAGGACGGCGTGGCGGTGACAACGCTGCAGGCGCTGCGGGGCATCCTCGAACCCGATTTTAGCCTCGCCTTTCGCAGAGACTTGCCGTTTCTGATTCGGGAACACGCGCGAAAGTTTCAGTGGAGCATCGCGGAAGCCACGCTCTGGATTCGCGTTTGAACGAACTTGCCCTGTCACAGTATGAAAACCAGTTCTCCTCCGCTTCTCTCCCGCCGCCATTTCTTGTGGAGCACGGCGGGCGGCATCGGGGGCATCGCGCTGGCCTGGATGTTGGATCGAGAAGCGCGCGCTGCCGGGAAGACATCCGGCGTTCCGGCCCGGCTGCCTCATTTCCCGCCGCGAGCGCGACGCGTCGTACAGGTCTTTTGCGCCGGCGGTGTCAGCCACATCGACACGTTCGATTACAAGCCCGATCTGGCGAAATTCCACGGCAGGACGCTGGAGGGCAAAGGCGAGAACAAAGGCTTCTTCGGCCAGCCGGGCCGGGTGATGAAAAGTCCGTTCGAGTTTCGTCCGCACGGCCAGTGCGGGCATCCTGTGAGCAGCTTGCTTCCGCACCTGGCCGGCGTCGTGGATGAACTGACCTTCATTCATTCCCTGGTGGCCCGGAGCAACAACCACACGCCGGCGAGCTTTCAGATGAACACCGGGTTCACGATGAACGGCTTTCCCAGCATGGGTGCCTGGCTGAGTTACGGCCTGGGAACCGAAAACGAAAATTTGCCGGCCTTCGTCGTGCTGCCGGATCAGCGCGGCTTGCCCGCGGGCGGCTCGATCAATTGGACGGCGGGATTCCTGCCCGCGCACTATCAAGGCGTCGCGTTCCGCACCAACTCGCCGGAGCCGATTCCCGATCTCAAGACGCCGCCGCAAATCTCGTCTTCAGCGCGAGCGATTGGATCCGAACTCATCGAGCGCATGAACCGGGACTTTGCGGAAGCGCATCCGGGTGACACCGCGTTCGCGGCGCGCCTTCGCTCGTACGAGCTGGCCGCGCGAATGCAGTT of the Verrucomicrobiota bacterium genome contains:
- a CDS encoding DUF1501 domain-containing protein, which translates into the protein MKTSSPPLLSRRHFLWSTAGGIGGIALAWMLDREARAAGKTSGVPARLPHFPPRARRVVQVFCAGGVSHIDTFDYKPDLAKFHGRTLEGKGENKGFFGQPGRVMKSPFEFRPHGQCGHPVSSLLPHLAGVVDELTFIHSLVARSNNHTPASFQMNTGFTMNGFPSMGAWLSYGLGTENENLPAFVVLPDQRGLPAGGSINWTAGFLPAHYQGVAFRTNSPEPIPDLKTPPQISSSARAIGSELIERMNRDFAEAHPGDTAFAARLRSYELAARMQLSIPEATDLSGESEATKQLYGLDREASRGFGQSCLLARRLLERGVRFVQLFNGGAFGSPRINWDGHENVEENHRNQAATMDKPVAGLIRDLKQRGLLDDTLVIWNTEFGRGPATQGINSPGRDHHPDAFTCFLAGAGVKRGFSYGASDEVGYFACENPVSIYDFHATILHLLGIDHEKLTFYHNGINRRLTDVHGNVVKGIMT
- a CDS encoding putative 4-mercaptohistidine N1-methyltransferase → MISSFYESDRALSEYLLFHYGTRDQVLSFPFGPSDALDFPVRCVRECLDPKRLPSNAVALDLGCAVGRSTFELARLCERVVGIDCSRRFVEAAERLRREGALSYQYLEEGTLAKAAVGSVPKEIDRRRVHFEVGDAQNLRPGLGEFDVILMANLIDRLSDPEACLRGLCRLVRLAGQLIITSPYTWLTDYTPREKWLGGYEKDGVAVTTLQALRGILEPDFSLAFRRDLPFLIREHARKFQWSIAEATLWIRV